A DNA window from Salvelinus sp. IW2-2015 unplaced genomic scaffold, ASM291031v2 Un_scaffold932, whole genome shotgun sequence contains the following coding sequences:
- the LOC112069208 gene encoding complement C1q-like protein 4 codes for MKGAVALLVLLCGGLTAVMITTPENEDKNCPSVMCDTLSKIEVLENRLAAAERQVETLKAKAETKVAFSAGFGGTGYYGPFNVDKTLVYETVYTNLGNAYNAATGIFTAPVAGVYHFSVYHHSGPGRRSDSMLYKNKEQIVFISAMNKDGSYNGSNGIILQLEEGDVVYVVLKDNSWIWDHVSKGGANGWCHFNGILLFAQ; via the exons ATGAAGGGTGCTGTAGCTTTGCTGGTGTTGCTGTGCGGCGGTCTGACTGCGGTTATGATTACAACCCCAGAAAACGAAGACAAAAACTGCCCGTCTGTCATGTGCGACACGCTGAGCAAGATTGAAGTCCTGGAGAACCGGCTTGCAGCTGCTGAGCGCCAGGTGGAGACACTGAARGCTAAAGCAG AAACGAAGGTGGCGTTCTCAGCTGGATTTGGGGGTACTGGATACTATGGACCTTTCAATGTTGACAAAACGCTTGTCTATGAAACGGTCTACACCAACCTTGGCAACGCTTACAACGCGGCAACAG GCATCTTCACAGCGCCAGTGGCAGGAGTCTATCACTTTAGCGTCTATCACCATTCAGGACCAGGTCGCCGCTCAGACTCCATGCTGTACAAGAACAAAGAACAAATCGTATTTATTTCTGCTATGAACAAGGACGGCTCCTACAACGGATCTAATGGTATCATACTGCAGCTGGAGGAGGGAGATGTGGTATATGTTGTTTTGAAGGATAATTCATGGATCTGGGACCATGTGAGCAAAGGTGGTGCCAATGGATGGTGCCACTTCAACGGCATTTTGCTGTTTGCTCAATAA